CAAAAAAGAGATTTACTATTATGCCTCATGGCAGGCCTAATGTGGGGAATCAGAACTTCAATGGGCGTgtaaggagagaagaaaatggcCCAACATGAAGACCCACAGTTAAAGAATTTTTGCTAATTCGTGTCCATTGAATATTAATTAACACATATATATTGTACATAATTTATTACAGTATTTAAAAACACATAATTATAACTATTATATTTCCTATATTTAGTTACTTTTTAAATAAACTATTATGTTCCAAAAAACTTAGCACCTTAGCCAAACTGATAACTAAATGTTAAAAGCTTAATAAACCCTAAACTCTTAGGATCATTTGATTCTTTgagaaatttagtttttttttagggttattatcattttatctTCTTAAACTATATCACAATTATCAATTTACCACCTAATATTATCTTTTAATTACTTCACCCCATAGGTCATTCAACTTAGCATCTtaataaaattttgacaaatacccttttattttttatagcattactacattgttattatcactttattcctTTACATTATAGTAATGCAATCGTTTTACTctctaacattattttctacatATGTTACCCTATCATTAATCTAAAATGTATGTTAAAAAATGTTTAAATGTATTTACCTTTttgtatataattaaaaataaaaaagttggaataattattcttccttttttttacactaagattccaaaaatataaaaataaaagggttttttcaaatttttttctacacttattaatacttgaaaaagaaaaggagataagaaagaagaaaacagaaatagatttaacaaataaagaaaataaggaaGAATCTAATATTATTGTATTACTTTAATATCCTCGAAATTAGGATTGGAATTGGGtaataaacagaaaaataaagtcattttaaaataataaaaatattgaattctttcttgtttgtattaaaaaataaaaagaattgagctctctctttccctcccctctttttctattttttttcaatattaataagattaccaaaaaggaagagattaatgttttgactttttttcttgatactaaaaataagaagagccactctaaattttttattatttttattatacaaaagaGAAGGTACTATCTtataaagttttttaacttatTAAATTGGATTAATGGTGAaataaattgcctaaaaaataactctGCAGGGTAATTGATAATAAGGTTATagtttatgggggtaaagtgataataattttaaaggTTAAACATGTCTTATCACTTAAATTAATACATTCTGTTAAGTTTGACAATTAGTTTTAGGggtaaaatgattaaaaaataacgTTAAAGGAGAAATTGATAGTGACACCAAATGTTAAGGGGGTCAAGTGATAataatccttttttttaatatttgtgtTTAGATAGTAGACTATTTaggataattttttaaaaaaacaataCGGTAGTACTTTtttaatgtgatatatgtgagataaagagatgattaaaaaaatgtGCTGACGATGCAAGTAGGCCTGTCAATCGGGCCTAATGAGCCGGGTTTTGATGAGTTCAAGCTCAGCTCATTTAATTTGAATCATTTTCGAGCTTCGGGCTATGAGCTTCGGGTTCGTAAATGTGAAGCTCATactcaactcacataatattcGGGTTGTGAGCCTTAATCAGGCTTAGCCCAAACTCACTTATTattccttaattttcttaatataattactataactattaagttgtaaaactaatttaacatttacaagactataatattaaaactaaacatgaacaaataatagttcttaaaacgtatataaaccaaaaaattttcaacaatatttatatttaatccattcaaaatgcatgaaaaatagtaataaaacatgcgatcataagccaatacatctttaaaagttgaaactttttttataatcttgtgatttaaatcaaaatatgcttgatgatttttgtgtttgtaggccaaaaaaaaatcaatcaatattatgccaatacaaaaatttactcaaccaataagaaaaattagagatttagttatgcattaccaatattggctctcaagaaagctcatgaaagagtttttagatgtatttttgtgttttgtaatttatgtatatatttagtatttagtaataatatatttggatatataattatacataatatcaaaatataaatattatatatataggtaattaaagGGCCGGGCCTATATCGGGTTTGAGCCTAATAAGGCCCAAGCTCGGCTCACATTTAATTCGGGCCTAATTTTTAGGCTCAAGCTCAGACCGACTCACTAAATGATCGGGCTCATCGGGCTTTCTGTCGGGCCGAGCGAGCCGAGCTCGGGCTGGCCCAGCCCCATTGACAGTCCTAGATGCAAGTaaataaaatttgacaaataaactacaatccaaacaatCAGTGATTGAAGTCATAAAGAGGAGAATCAAGGGAAAGAGAAAAGTAAGTTGAAAGTAGAAAGTATGAAGGTGAGAAAGCCCCCATGCCTAACtaatcttcatttttttttctttttgtagcaTTCACTTAAATTGACATGATAATTTTATAGTAACATTTAGGCTTTAGATGGAGTGGCATACGACCATTATCATTTGTTTTGAGTGGTACTGCCAAGTCTGCTTTAcctttttcaaaacaaaaaaaaataacgtCAATTATTGTCGCCCAACCCATAGCTTATGATATCCTTCTCTATAGAAGTTTCCTAACACTCGCCAAAAAATGCATATTTTAGCGGAATTATGTTGACATTGGCGATGCCTTTCAAATCAATTGTTTTAATCGCAAAATTCATACAAAAATCATGCGTTGATGGAAGCAGATATGTATATAGATTGATGTTAAATCCATGGAGAGACAATAATTTTCTAAGAAAGAATAAGTTGGAGGATTACGTTTGCCAACAATTCTGGGATGTGAAGAAGCATGCACGTAGCCCGCCAACCCATGTAAGAACAAATGCATTGGTGACAACCAGAAGGTCAAATTAGATTATCAACCTGGGGATTAAgggaaaatgcaaaattatacCCTACTGCAAGAATGATTAACAATAAGAATCAATGAATTATAGATTAATAGTTAGACATGTGCCAAAGAGGTTCTGATTTAATAGCCAAAGTTGAGACTCTAGAGTTACAAATTCTAAGCCCTCCAGCTAAAAATAAGGGAGTATATCAACAAAAGTAGAAGCATTATTAAAATTTTGCTTCATTCATCCTTCATTGCAAGTTGATGTCTCTTCTTCTGTCCAACCTCAACAAGCAAAGTCAGTAGAGCTTCACATACTTGAGAGGCATCTGCTTCTGATTGATCATCATTCAATGACGAGTACACCATCCAGCCATGGTCTAGTTTACGCTTTGGTCGCACTACAATGGAGCCAGGAACCTCAGCATCACGGCAGGTAACAAGTCCATCACTCTTCTCACCATATCTGGTCTGAAGCAGTTGGGCACATGCAGCCATCACAGCACCACTAGGCAATACAACTGGGACAGTTGCTGGTTGGCCTGCAGATAGAGGTGCAAACATGGGTAATTCTGCCTGTGCCACCTGGGATAGCGTGGCCAAAGCCACAGCAGAAGTGTTGGCTTCTGTATGGAAAGATACAACTGGGAGTTCTTCAGGCAAATGCCACTTCCTCAAGAATTCCTTCCTCTTATCATAAGTTATATCTTCAAGTGCTTGCAGGTCACCCTTCAATACAGCAGCGaaagtcatgcaaaatacattACTTCATAAGAAAACTCTTGAAAACATACTAGAATTGCATAAAATATATCAAAAAGATGTTATGTCCCTTCTCTCTTGGACCAAAATTACAGAGGGTGTACAGTGACCCATCACAGCAAACTACAGTCTAAAACTTTTCCACtttgatttttgcatttgatcAGTAATAAAAGTAGTAAGTAGAGAAGTAAACtcaaaatatattaattttgtGATCACCCCTATACATACCACCAGTATTTGTGTGTCAATCCATGAATAAATCCTGACACTAAGGAAAGATGTCAATTGGTAGAATTCCTATTACCTAATTCCTTGGCAACTCCAAACTTCTCCACTACTCTTTGACAACTTCTCAAGGTAAACATAATTCTCATCAAACCAGTTCCTATCAGTATGACATAGAATGAACTGGCTACCTCTAATGGTTCCGGCCCTCGCTACCTCTTTGAAGACCAATAACCACTTTGTCATTCTCTAGGCggttattttcttgaaaactgtAGAACTTTAGTCTACTTTGTCTTCTTACTCCGCAaaatgtattaacttttgatcATCCCATCCACCCTTTTACTTTCCTTCTGCattttcaaatctgattttgaaaatACTTTGCCAGCTTTTCCTCTTTCCTCGtctcttcaatttttcttcctttttactaacaaaagaaaaggaggactAGATGAAGAATGATTTACATGCACCTAATGTAACGGAATAGGTCCAACATTCAAATGCACAAACTCAGAATGCATGAAAGTTTATTAGTCTAATGCATTGGAAACTACCTGAGAGTCATTGCTGACATCATAATTTTAGGACAAATTTCCACTTCTTTCCATTTCCATATTGACTTGATAGTTCCTTGCTGATTAGAGTTTAGAGATAGTTTGACATAGCAGATAACCTGTCTTCCTAGAAGAAGTGAATTAATTGCATGATCCCAAAGACATAATGTGCTTGTTGGTTACAAATGGGAATTCATGTGACGCAGAAGAATTGAAGAAATATTCGTCCAAAATGGAAAGCATATGTATTGCGACACAGAATCTGAAACACAATCAAATAGTGCAAGGAAGCAAAAAATGGACACCTAAATGCCGCCATACCTTAATCACTTTGCAGATCAGGATTTCCATAAGCTTCCGGATGTTAACATAATCACCAAGCTGTCCCTCACGCAGTATATCAGAAGCAATGGGAGTCCCACCATAAGGACTCTGTGCTAATGCCAACCCTGCAACCTTATCTTTCAAATCAGGCCAATACATGGACAATGCAGCAGCTGCATCTACTCCACCTTTACTGTGTCCAAGAAGCAAAACACGCTTCCTGGAGCCCCAATAGATTTCTTCAATATAGTCTTTTATCTCCTTGGCATTTTTTTCCACTGAAGCCTGAATAAATCATGTTCAGTAATGAATTCTAAATCCAAACCAGTTGCAGAAAAAGGTAGAGGCGCAGTGTACCTCACTATGGATTTTGGCAATATGACATGTAAGACCCATCTTAGAGAACCTAGTTTTTGTACCAACAAAATAGAGCGGACTGTGATTGCTGAAAAGACCTGCAGACACGGAAATAACTACTGAGGGCACTGCTTACTCAAATCCGAACCATGGAAGTGAAAGTCACACTTTAATGATTCCTTActtggaaaaataatttaaatatatatatatatatatattatcattcataattttctctttttaggaAAAAACATCTTAAACCATCTAGAATCTTTTGAAATCCAGCAGCTCTGTGAACAATACAATGAAGTATGTGAACCCAAAAATCAACTTTTCAAAGTTCTACGTCATCCTGCACAAAGTTTCAAAATTATATTTAAATTGAAGtctaattttagtttttataaaaaaaaaaaatggttactTCAATATCGTGCAGAATGAAGTGTAATTTGAAAACTTAAGTTTAAGCATGGTGAAGTAGGACTACAATTTTTCAGCATAATATTCAGTAAAATGATACTTAATATGAAGTATAACTATGAGTACAAACATTAATCTGCATAGAATTATCAAAAGTCACAAAGATACATTCTTTGCTACCTGGAACTAACAAGTAAACCACTGTATTTGGCAACCTGCGTAAACCATGCCTGATAGAGAATAATACAACCTGGATCAAAATCTGTATAAACAAGAAGGAAATTCCAattttatgcaaaaaaaaaaaaggaaaaatttacCGAATATCATCAAGGATTTCCACAAATCTTTCATTTCCATCCTCTACAGGAGGCAAGTCCGATGTACGTTGTAGCCATCCAATGTCGTCTGCTGAGCCACGAACAGTCCTCCTCACTCGCTCAATAAGGCTGCAAGAGAACATGATCAAGAATTCACAATGAGATATGAGAATTTTATAATTTCCGGTATGAGAAGCAAAATGGCCAGCCTCCAGGTAAAGCAAGAAAGGTTCCACAAGGAAAAAGTTGATTATAGTCACTAACCCATACTTTAAGATTCCAAGTTAAAATAGAACAATCTGCAAGTAATCTAATGAATATTGCTCCATAATGATTAAGTAATGCCACATTCCAGAATCAACACTTTAAGCTACTTTTTGTTGAGATGACAAGCACGTTGAAAACAGGGGAAGCAGAATAGTGATGACTTGTCACGTAAGTAAAGAAAGGTATCTGGGAAGAAAACATTGGGTATCAAGCAACCACTCAATTTGACACCAGGCAGAAAATGCaacttagcataaaacatatTCTACTTAGACTGGAAAATCAGTACCCTTGGAATATAGGAATGCTACTTTGGCTGCTATTAGCTGTATTGACAAGCACACTAGAATTTTGAGATGAGTCACCAATTAAGCCAGTAGCTATCTCATCATGGACTGATGGGGCACCTTGAGCTGCATAAGATGATTCAACACGTGATAGAGTACTCCCACGTGAAGACACATAATTACTGTCTAATTGTCCCCTAGTTTCTTCAGACACCAATGTAACCATTTCTCTTCCACCAGGATCATCTGGTGCACGATCAACTGTAACACAGGTTAGAAAAAGACACGCATCAGATTTTGTAGTTCTGCTCATGACTGGCAGAAGTGGATAAAGTTTAGTAGTACAAGCAGATTAATAACACCATTGCAGTATACAGATAACAACACAGACAGAGAAATAAGTAAAgacaagaaagggaaagaagtaTGACAGGAATTAGATATCTAAAATAGAAATTAGCAAGCAAACCCTCAGTAAATCAAGGACTACTTTCTCTTACCAATCCTCTCAGACAAAAATTAAATGGGTAACCCCAGACCTTCACTGAGCTTATGAACAAGAAGGTTGAAAGAAGTGATTCAACATATCTCATAACTTTCACTGAAAGAATTGTTCATGTTGTCTAGAGATGCATATAGTTCGTGACTAGATACGTTGATATCGCAAACCTATAGTATCATATCTGCCTTTTACGAGGTTAATCCTTGGCATCTAAAGTAAGACAACTATAATTCAGCAATGCTTATACATGATAGCTGTACACAACACACAGGGACATGTATGTATACATAAAGGAAAAGGGCTAAttacaattttaaaaaaaaaaacttaccagaaaaatcagaaaaacagcTAGTAAATAGTGAAGTCGTCTCTGCTAAATAAGAGGCAGCTTCATTAAGTGATGGTACAGAGGTAAAAAGCTGGGGAAAGAGCCGATCATTTCTCAAGGCATCACCACTAGCCTGAAAAAATGACAGTTAGTAGAAAAGTTACACACCATGATTTTAGAGGCTTTATAGCAAACAGACAAGCACATGTACACTACCACAACTCTAGAAAAAGGTAAATATTGAAGATAACAAGAAGGAAAGAAATCTATTCTTTCACTAGATCTCCTTAGACCTACACTAACAGAAGGAAACAGGGAAATACCACAAAACTTGAAAAGGACAATTCAGGGCTCTAATATATCCCCTCATGTAAGGTCGCTAGAAATGTAGAATCAGTAGAATTTTTAATA
This portion of the Coffea arabica cultivar ET-39 chromosome 2e, Coffea Arabica ET-39 HiFi, whole genome shotgun sequence genome encodes:
- the LOC113731732 gene encoding uncharacterized protein, which codes for MDSSNQRAAESSGASFLASGDALRNDRLFPQLFTSVPSLNEAASYLAETTSLFTSCFSDFSVDRAPDDPGGREMVTLVSEETRGQLDSNYVSSRGSTLSRVESSYAAQGAPSVHDEIATGLIGDSSQNSSVLVNTANSSQSSIPIFQGLIERVRRTVRGSADDIGWLQRTSDLPPVEDGNERFVEILDDIRHGLRRLPNTVVYLLVPGLFSNHSPLYFVGTKTRFSKMGLTCHIAKIHSEASVEKNAKEIKDYIEEIYWGSRKRVLLLGHSKGGVDAAAALSMYWPDLKDKVAGLALAQSPYGGTPIASDILREGQLGDYVNIRKLMEILICKVIKGDLQALEDITYDKRKEFLRKWHLPEELPVVSFHTEANTSAVALATLSQVAQAELPMFAPLSAGQPATVPVVLPSGAVMAACAQLLQTRYGEKSDGLVTCRDAEVPGSIVVRPKRKLDHGWMVYSSLNDDQSEADASQVCEALLTLLVEVGQKKRHQLAMKDE